Proteins encoded by one window of Torulaspora delbrueckii CBS 1146 chromosome 2, complete genome:
- the NAF1 gene encoding RNA-binding snoRNP assembly protein (similar to Saccharomyces cerevisiae NAF1 (YNL124W); ancestral locus Anc_2.146), with the protein MTDEDLFSKAVENPNETVDVVLPKDDIDASAISSSSDMEENDSSSSSDNDSDDNDQGNTNVAAEEDEEEDEEPSPEGAIRSKHEIEEEPIPDLPEDYEIDANANITEIGFIKSAFENNIIIHCSGSGERRVLKEGSILCLEDHTIIGTLCEVFGKLDNPFYRVTLPASKQAQFDRLKERIGEKAHIVVPEAHWVDTFELRKIKGTDASNGYDEELSEDEQEFSDDEKEALFKKLKKEQRKKKNVNVKELREQVEAGNYKRPKQQHQQKQSQQYPKIRPPVGMINHGYRSRNARQGERTQQTTPISHFQGQPISQPIPQPNSQPPYQQPMYHQQPLPTQQPVFYHQSPQAYPSQMYSSPPVQNPNYQGAPPPLYNVPYGQQGAPMFQQQMYPGQPYMQPQPQPQQQFNQYGAAGYAPQGQPNMQQVLQLHNILMQQQATNQASNQRPEERKEFDYDD; encoded by the coding sequence ATGACTGACGAGGATCTTTTCAGTAAAGCAGTGGAGAATCCGAATGAAACTGTGGATGTGGTTCTACCAAAGGATGATATAGATGCAAGCGCGATAAGCAGCAGTAGTGACATGGAAGAGAACGAttcttcgtcctcttcCGACAATGACAGTGATGACAATGATCAGGGTAATACTAATGTCGCTgcggaagaagatgaagaagaagatgaagagccTAGTCCAGAAGGTGCCATCAGATCGAAGCAcgagattgaagaggaaCCTATACCGGATCTTCCCGAGGACTACGAAATTGATGCCAATGCCAATATCACAGAGATTGGTTTCATCAAATCAGCGTTTGAGAATAATATTATTATCCATTGCTCTGGATCTGGTGAAAGAAGAGTCCTAAAAGAAGGATCCATCCTTTGTTTGGAAGACCACACTATAATTGGAACCCTATGTGAAGTTTTCGGTAAACTAGACAATCCCTTTTACAGAGTAACTTTACCAGCTTCAAAACAAGCACAATTTGACCGTTTGAAAGAGCGTATAGGAGAAAAAGCTCATATTGTGGTACCAGAGGCACATTGGGTTGATACGTTTGAACtaagaaaaatcaaaggTACCGATGCATCAAATGGttatgatgaagaactatCTGAGGATGAACAAGAGTTTTCggatgatgagaaagaagctctattcaagaagttgaaaaaagagcaaaggaagaagaagaacgtcAATGTGAAGGAGCTTAGAGAACAGGTAGAAGCTGGAAATTACAAGAGGCCAAAACAGCAACATCAACAAAAGCAGTCGCAACAATATCCAAAGATACGGCCTCCAGTTGGGATGATTAATCACGGTTACAGGTCAAGAAATGCAAGACAAGGGGAAAGAACTCAACAAACTACCCCAATATCTCACTTTCAGGGCCAACCGATCTCACAACCAATACCACAACCGAATTCCCAACCTCCGTACCAACAGCCCATGTATCATCAACAGCCGCTGCCAACGCAGCAGCCAGTGTTCTACCATCAATCTCCGCAAGCATATCCTAGTCAAATGTACTCATCTCCCCCAGTACAGAATCCTAACTATCAGGGAGCTCCACCTCCATTGTACAATGTGCCGTATGGGCAACAAGGTGCTCCCATGTTTCAACAGCAGATGTATCCTGGTCAACCATATATGCAACCTCAGCCACAACCCCAACAGCAATTCAATCAGTATGGGGCCGCCGGTTATGCTCCACAGGGACAACCAAACATGCAACAGGTTCTCCAGCTACACAATATATTAATGCAGCAGCAGGCTACTAATCAAGCATCTAACCAAAGGCCAGAGGAAAGAAAGGAATTTGACTACGACGATTGA
- the MSH1 gene encoding mismatch repair ATPase MSH1 (similar to Saccharomyces cerevisiae MSH1 (YHR120W); ancestral locus Anc_2.147), whose protein sequence is MIRSINSSLSRSFFRYNHGLVAPSPGLEVSKLTIVMDSKKAKANKEAFIETSLPPLLTTRAKRSSKKGTEPASGQNETNLPPSLQYVRDLMDHYKGHVVLTQMGSFYELYFEQASVYGPQLNLSLTNRNYFCGKVPFAGFPVHQLSRHLKILVNNYGYSVTIAEQFKRDTVANNDVNKFYRRVTRIVTPGTFIDEAFENLQENTYLLSIEFSDNCFNKIADSNLKVGLCWCDVTTGEIFVQQVLLKDLISSITRIQPKEILLNDELAAYRIESGEWYPELVELKKYFIKYQKLPSRHRTIASFYNLFSAADAGDDRKQLEIQLREFSQKELAALRNTLMYVSEHMPSFSMNFQLPQRQLTGSIMQIDSRTVAALELHKTVRDNRQKGTLLSTIRRTVTPAGTRLLTQWLSGPSLDLKEIKARQDIVAFFKTKFGITKSIISMLRNVQDLPRILQKFSFGRGDALELIQLAQSLQIAIDLRTFLEEESLSYKKKIRDLVSSLTRGLKFDRTLIKEVIDNLNEAKLVESLKESERENDEETGEETNGSGSQDALSNDTPIVNSACTPRLQQLHIDYQKLKEARGDLELEFFEFFVDGQGAKSVTLKQKQSGEYALHVLGSAGNLKKINEFIKSGQSFHGSSFHIIQQSSQTRWLSHEAWSDLGYRIELAALKIKDEENRIINDFKNEFLKRSNEVRVISDLLGYLDVLSSFAVLAKEKNLVCPRVDQSDKLEIIDGRHIMVEDGLAAKCLENFIENDCLLNGGKLWIITGPNMGGKSTFLRQNAIIVLLAQMGSFVPCSKAHIGLVDKVFSRVGSADDLYNEMSTFMVEMIETSFILHGATRRSLAILDEIGRGTSGREGVSIAYATLQHLAQENGCRSLFATHFGAELSKIISSDENSLLKEKASFMKSSIVELSEDDFFYDYKLRPGICNKSDAIKVAKTAGFPEKALNTAQALLS, encoded by the coding sequence ATGATACGATCCATAAATTCCAGTTTATCCAGATCTTTCTTTAGATACAACCATGGTCTGGTTGCTCCCTCTCCAGGATTGGAAGTGTCAAAGTTGACTATAGTGATGGATTCGAAAAAGGCAAAAGCGAATAAAGAGGCCTTTATAGAGACAAGTTTGCCACCTCTACTTACCACTAGGGCCAAGAGATCAAGTAAAAAGGGTACAGAACCTGCGTCAGGCCAAAATGAGACGAATCTTCCACCTTCGCTGCAGTATGTGAGGGACCTAATGGATCACTACAAGGGTCATGTGGTTCTCACTCAGATGGGGTCATTCTACGAACTTTATTTTGAGCAAGCATCTGTTTATGGACCGCAGCTAAATCTTTCATTAACAAATCGTAACTACTTTTGCGGTAAGGTTCCCTTCGCTGGCTTTCCAGTTCATCAATTAAGTAGACACCTGAAGATCCTGGTGAATAATTACGGATACAGTGTCACAATAGCTGAACAGTTCAAGAGAGACACCGTGGCAAATAACGATGTGAATAAATTCTACCGAAGGGTTACGAGAATTGTAACACCAGGAACATTTATTGACGAAGCTTTCGAAAATTTACAAGAAAATACTTATCTTCTGAGCATTGAGTTCTCGGATAATTGTTTCAACAAAATTGCAGattcaaatttgaaagtagGCCTGTGCTGGTGTGATGTAACGACAGGGGAAATATTTGTTCAGCAGGTTTTACTTAAGGActtgatttcttccatAACTAGGATACAGCCTAAGGAAATTTTGTTAAATGACGAGCTAGCAGCCTATAGAATTGAATCTGGTGAATGGTATCCTGAATTAGTTgagctgaagaaatacTTTATAAAGTATCAGAAACTTCCGTCACGACATAGGACTATTGCTTCATTTTACAACCTGTTTTCAGCTGCGGACGCTGGAGATGATAGGAAGCAGCTGGAAATTCAGCTTCGGGAGTTTTCTCAGAAAGAACTTGCAGCTTTGAGGAACACGCTGATGTACGTCAGTGAACATATGCcaagcttttcaatgaacttTCAGTTACCCCAGAGACAGCTCACTGGCTCAATCATGCAAATTGACTCGCGGACTGTTGCGGCATTGGAATTGCATAAGACCGTTAGGGATAATAGACAAAAAGGAACACTTTTATCAACTATTCGCAGAACAGTGACACCAGCTGGCACCCGTCTTTTAACACAGTGGCTTTCTGGTCCGTCTCTCGATCTTAAAGAGATTAAAGCTCGACAGGATATTGTTgcattcttcaagacaaaATTTGGGATTACAAAATCCATCATTTCGATGCTTCGGAATGTTCAGGACCTGCCAAGAATATTGCAAAAATTCAGTTTTGGCAGGGGTGACGCACTAGAACTCATTCAACTAGCGCAATCTTTACAGATTGCAATAGATTTACGCACATTTTTAGAGGAAGAGTCTCTATCAtacaaaaagaagattaGAGACCTTGTTTCTTCGTTAACGAGAGGATTAAAGTTTGATAGaacattgatcaaagaagtgatAGATAATCTCAATGAAGCAAAATTGGTGGAATCACTGAAGGAGAGTGAGAGagagaatgatgaagagaccgGTGAGGAAACAAATGGGTCAGGTTCTCAGGACGCTTTATCTAACGATACTCCGATTGTCAACTCAGCATGTACTCCGAGACTTCAGCAATTGCATATCGACtatcaaaaattgaaggaagctAGAGGAGATCTTGAATTGGAGTTCTTCGAATTTTTCGTCGACGGCCAGGGCGCAAAATCTGTCACATTGAAACAAAAACAGAGTGGTGAGTATGCACTTCATGTCCTTGGATCAGCAGGTAATCTAAAAAAGATAAACGAATTCATTAAAAGCGGTCAAAGTTTTCACGGGAGCTCATTTCATATAATACAACAATCGTCGCAAACTCGTTGGTTGTCCCACGAAGCATGGTCCGATTTAGGTTACCGAATTGAATTAGCCGCCCTCAAGATAAAGGACGAGGAGAACCGTATTATCAACgacttcaagaatgaatttttgaaaaggAGCAACGAGGTTCGCGTGATATCTGACCTTTTAGGATACTTGGATGTCTTGTCATCTTTTGCAGTGTTggcaaaagagaaaaacCTTGTTTGTCCCAGGGTGGATCAGAGCGACAAACTTGAAATAATTGATGGCCGTCATATCATGGTAGAAGATGGTTTAGCGGCAAAATGTCTAGAGAATTTTATCGAGAATGACTGCCTTTTGAATGGTGGTAAACTTTGGATCATTACAGGGCCCAATATGGGCGGCAAATCAACGTTCTTGCGTCAAAATGCGATCATAGTACTCCTTGCCCAAATGGGTTCATTTGTTCCGTGTTCCAAGGCCCACATAGGTTTGGTAGATAAAGTTTTCAGTCGCGTTGGATCTGCGGATGACTTATACAATGAAATGAGTACATTTATGGTCGAGATGATTGAAACCTCTTTCATTCTACATGGTGCCACACGCAGATCACTAGCGATTTTGGATGAGATCGGCCGTGGGACAAGTGGAAGAGAAGGTGTTAGCATTGCCTACGCTactcttcaacatcttgcGCAGGAGAATGGATGTAGATCTCTTTTTGCAACCCACTTTGGCGCTGAACTAAGTAAAATAATTTCATCCGATGAAAATTCGCTGTTAAAAGAGAAAGCTTCCTTCATGAAAAGTAGTATAGTTGAATTGTCAGAGGACGATTTCTTTTACGACTACAAACTGAGACCCGGAATTTGCAATAAGTCCGACGCTATTAAAGTTGCTAAAACTGCAGGATTTCCTGAGAAAGCCCTGAATACCGCCCAAGCTTTACTCTCATGA
- the SET1 gene encoding histone methyltransferase SET1 (similar to Saccharomyces cerevisiae SET1 (YHR119W); ancestral locus Anc_2.148), with protein sequence MSGSQRRPLPAFPKGPQRSLNGPPRRDQQYQPSYHRLYESDFRCQNGSSSYSSHYRDRVSDGGSYRRYQSYRDESNYENHRDNDSPVSLNYGEMRPALHRRPAPAIRYDSEFSKSKYHYFDPIAKKLIHRNEMSSWKKDSRLPPNGFVITQESHGGQMRPVMKERHPEQQGTDPRSKDMRTGPFRKHRNKLTLVPRISYDKYSVGPPPPIEVVICPMSDVGPVQDISIKNYFRKYGEISHFKAFNDPNNALPLHVYLVRYNSSENKINDAANAAYRATKEHGERGCIILGSRFNVALNKDKTLDKVISELVEKNAEKANRLAKELRRKNEEQIKMSKKEEKRDRAGISQKKIPYDLAKQINNRPVLCISKFFANNHGFRVEDFKAMLRRYAWTRIIDHPAGIFAVFNDEESARTCMNNESGRMTMISRTKRSPVEIKLLLIPATTEITDDTQVNGKVVSTVPKRKTYKTKADLFEAATRYVIEDLEKALHVDFRKRLIGPTVFDTLNPSVFPELVAKRETKEQETRQAATKAAEEAKKKLKSTNDFDVFNLYGSSAPRKRSGFLKRRGSGSLDSLATRHLKRSKLVKPTAHLLNEDTTSKEPTPTIPSLSPTSKTEEEGNSSAYGGYSDIEIDQDESPFKRDMVKVETDATTPELDVTEKMALFAGKAEELMKIPAMYRPRVSDIPEPIYEDDTTSGSLGLKKLLRTIKDDEDLELIKHVLGVQSPPAEKSDPLLQYRVWKLCSGEENQTLVQEAQLKLNEVPFHEELISNSGSVKAEGYRKISDRLKTCYLPHRRKIHQPLNTVSNHNDSLDGTPDLPKEDFENKDPSEPAPQELSSSRDNRASNRRFQQDIEAQRAAIGTESELLSLNQLNKRKKPVTFARSAIHNWGLYALEPIAAKEMIIEYVGERIRQPVAEMREIRYIKKGIGSSYLFRVDENTVIDATKKGGIARFINHCCDPSCTAKIIKVGGKKRIVIYALRDIAANEELTYDYKFERETDDEERLPCLCGAPTCKGFLN encoded by the coding sequence ATGTCAGGGTCCCAAAGGCGGCCGCTTCCTGCGTTTCCTAAGGGTCCTCAGCGCAGTTTAAATGGTCCTCCAAGACGCGATCAGCAGTACCAACCATCTTATCATAGGCTCTATGAATCAGATTTTAGGTGCCAAAACGGTTCTTCCTCGTATTCCAGTCATTATAGGGACCGAGTAAGTGATGGGGGTTCCTATCGGCGTTATCAAAGTTACCGCGATGAGTCAAACTATGAAAATCATCGAGATAATGATTCCCCTGTATCACTTAACTATGGGGAAATGCGTCCGGCTTTACACCGAAGACCCGCACCTGCGATTCGTTACGACTCGGAGTTTTCGAAATCCAAATATCATTATTTTGACCCCATTGCTAAGAAACTTATCCATCGAAATGAGATGTCTTCGTGGAAAAAAGACTCTAGGTTACCACCGAACGGTTTCGTGATAACACAAGAATCTCATGGCGGCCAAATGCGCCCTGTCATGAAGGAGAGACATCCTGAACAACAAGGCACTGATCCAAGGTCAAAGGATATGCGTACGGGGCCATTCAGAAAGCACAGAAATAAATTGACGTTGGTACCAAGGATCTCTTACGATAAATATTCGGTTGGTCCACCTCCACCGATTGAAGTTGTAATATGCCCGATGTCTGATGTAGGGCCAGTACAGGACATTTCGATCAAGAACTATTTCAGGAAATATGGCGAGATATCGCATTTTAAAGCATTCAATGACCCCAATAACGCATTGCCATTACATGTGTATTTGGTACGATACAATTCAAGTGAAAATAAGATTAATGACGCTGCAAACGCAGCTTATAGGGCGACTAAGGAACACGGAGAGAGAGGTTGTATTATTTTGGGCTCCCGCTTTAACGTTGCATTGAACAAAGATAAAACTTTAGACAAGGTCATCTCTGAGTTAGTCGAAAAGAACGCAGAGAAGGCAAACAGACTCGCTAAAGAattaagaagaaagaatgaagagCAGATCAAGATGTctaagaaggaagagaagagagacCGGGCAGGTATCTCCCAGAAGAAAATACCTTATGATTTGGCCAAACAAATAAATAATAGGCCCGTGCTTTGTATTTCGAAATTTTTTGCCAATAATCATGGATTTCGTGtcgaagatttcaaagccaTGCTTCGCAGATATGCCTGGACGCGTATTATTGACCATCCTGCTGGGATCTTTGCTGtcttcaatgatgaagagtcTGCCAGGACTTGCATGAATAATGAATCAGGACGAATGACAATGATTTCCCGCACAAAAAGAAGTCCCGTAGAGATTAAGTTACTTCTGATACCTGCCACAACAGAGATCACGGACGATACTCAAGTTAATGGAAAAGTGGTCTCCACTGTACCGAAAAGGAAGACATATAAAACAAAAGCAGACCTTTTTGAAGCGGCAACTAGATATGTCATAGAAGATCTGGAGAAGGCATTACATGTTGATTTTAGGAAACGATTGATAGGACCAACAGTGTTCGATACTTTAAATCCATCTGTTTTCCCTGAACTGGTGGCAAAGAGAGAGACTAAGGAGCAGGAAACACGGCAAGCAGCTACCAAGGCAGCTGAGgaagcaaagaaaaagCTGAAGTCTACTAATGATTTTGATGTTTTCAACCTTTATGGCAGTAGCGCACCAAGAAAAAGGAGTGGCTTTCTTAAGAGACGTGGCTCAGGCTCACTGGATTCGCTGGCGACCAGACATCTCAAGCGTTCGAAGCTTGTCAAGCCAACTGCGCATTTATTGAATGAAGATACTACGTCTAAGGAGCCCACTCCAACAATACCTTCTCTCTCACCCACAAGTAAGACTGAGGAAGAGGGAAACTCTTCTGCTTATGGAGGGTATAGCGATATTGAAATCGATCAGGACGAATCACCTTTCAAGAGAGATATGGTTAAAGTAGAAACGGACGCGACAACCCCAGAACTAGATGTGACGGAAAAAATGGCCCTCTTCGCTGGTAAAGCAGAAGAACTTATGAAAATTCCAGCCATGTATAGGCCACGGGTGTCCGACATCCCTGAGCCTATATACGAAGATGACACGACTTCAGGCTCTCTcggtttgaagaaattgctaCGCACAATTaaagacgatgaagatctgGAACTTATCAAACATGTTCTTGGCGTTCAATCACCACCTGCTGAAAAATCTGATCCCCTTCTACAATATCGAGTTTGGAAACTGTGCTCTGGCGAAGAAAATCAAACGCTTGTACAAGAGGCTCAATTAAAACTGAACGAGGTTCCTTTCCATGAGGAACTGATCAGCAACAGCGGATCGGTGAAGGCAGAGGGCTACCGAAAGATATCCGATAGGCTGAAAACATGctatcttcctcatcgtcgTAAGATCCATCAACCTCTGAATACAGTGAGTAACCATAATGATAGCTTGGACGGTACTCCCGACTTGCCTAAGGAGGATTTTGAGAATAAAGATCCTTCAGAGCCAGCTCCACAGGagctttcatcttcaagagacAACAGAGCATCCAACAGAAGATTCCAACAAGACATCGAAGCTCAAAGGGCCGCAATCGGAACTGAGTCTGAGCTTTTGTCTTTGAATCAGCTCAACAAGCGTAAGAAACCTGTCACATTCGCACGGTCAGCGATCCATAACTGGGGTCTATATGCATTGGAACCAATTGCTGCCAAAGAAATGATCATCGAGTATGTCGGAGAAAGGATACGGCAGCCCGTCGCAGAAATGAGAGAAATTAGATACATCAAGAAGGGCATAGGGTCCAGTTATTTGTTCAGAGTAGATGAGAACACGGTTATCGATGCCACGAAGAAAGGTGGGATTGCGCGGTTCATTAACCATTGCTGTGATCCAAGCTGTACAGCGAAAATTATCAAAGTCGGAgggaagaagagaattgtCATATATGCTCTGAGAGACATCGCAGCCAATGAAGAACTGACTTATGATTAtaagtttgaaagagagACTGATGACGAGGAAAGATTACCGTGTCTCTGCGGAGCTCCTACCTGCAAAGGATTCTTGAACTGA